In Planctomycetota bacterium, a single window of DNA contains:
- a CDS encoding uroporphyrinogen decarboxylase, whose translation MNRAQWDTLLAVVRGWRVDPLPVGFIIDSPWLPNWAGMSILDYFTSERLWLEANCRAIDRFPEAMFLPGFWSEFGMCTEPSAFGARPVWYENEFPYAEPVLGGTDEIADLATPDPSRHGLPPLVLKRLVHARPTIEEAGHAIRFAVARGPMNIAAFLMGNTEFLVAMKIEPDRVHALLGKVTDFLVAWLRLQAATFETIEGIFLLDDIVGFVGEDDFRAFAGPCLEKAFGAFEAKVRFFHNDAPGRVCAPHLAEVGVNLFNFSCDHSLAEMKEWTRGEVALVGNIPPRDVLAAGTPDDVRAAVAAALEGLSDTSRLVLSCGGGVPPGVPTENIEAFIAAAQARDPGKADEPRRGG comes from the coding sequence GTGAACCGGGCCCAATGGGACACCCTGCTGGCGGTCGTGAGGGGCTGGCGCGTGGACCCGCTCCCGGTCGGCTTCATCATCGACAGCCCCTGGCTGCCGAACTGGGCGGGGATGAGCATCCTGGACTACTTCACGTCCGAGCGCCTGTGGCTGGAGGCCAACTGCCGCGCCATCGACCGGTTCCCCGAGGCGATGTTCCTGCCGGGGTTCTGGTCGGAGTTCGGCATGTGCACCGAGCCGTCGGCCTTCGGCGCCAGGCCCGTCTGGTACGAGAACGAGTTCCCCTACGCCGAGCCGGTGCTTGGCGGCACGGACGAGATCGCGGACCTCGCCACGCCCGACCCGTCGCGGCACGGCCTTCCGCCGCTGGTGCTGAAGCGGCTGGTGCATGCGCGCCCGACTATCGAGGAGGCCGGCCACGCCATTCGCTTTGCCGTGGCGCGCGGGCCGATGAACATCGCGGCGTTCCTGATGGGCAATACCGAGTTCCTCGTGGCCATGAAGATCGAGCCCGACCGCGTCCACGCCCTGCTCGGGAAGGTCACGGACTTCCTGGTCGCCTGGCTCCGCCTCCAGGCCGCGACGTTCGAGACGATCGAGGGCATCTTCCTGCTGGACGACATCGTCGGCTTCGTCGGCGAGGACGACTTCCGGGCGTTCGCCGGGCCGTGTCTGGAGAAGGCGTTCGGGGCGTTCGAGGCGAAGGTCCGCTTCTTCCACAACGACGCACCGGGGCGGGTCTGCGCGCCGCACCTCGCGGAGGTCGGCGTGAACCTCTTTAATTTCTCGTGCGACCATTCGCTCGCCGAGATGAAGGAGTGGACGCGCGGGGAGGTGGCCCTTGTGGGCAACATCCCGCCGCGCGACGTCCTGGCCGCTGGCACGCCGGACGACGTCCGCGCAGCCGTGGCGGCGGCGCTCGAAGGCCTTTCGGACACGAGCCGGCTGGTCCTGTCGTGCGGCGGGGGCGTGCCCCCTGGCGTGCCGACCGAGAACATCGAGGCCTTCATCGCGGCCGCGCAGGCGCGGGATCCCGGGAAGGCGGATGAGCCGAGGCGAGGAGGGTGA
- a CDS encoding Gfo/Idh/MocA family oxidoreductase, with the protein MPKKTVRSGIIGAGFSATFHYEAARKVSGVNAEVVGVFAANADQARQYAEKRGIRCFETREELIDAVDLVHVCAPVAFHEEITVAALEAGKDVICEKPLTGYCGDGSEGFHGDTFPKETALAEALASVRRMLDAEAKSRGRIFYAENWVYAPAIQKEREILEKTGAQVLWIHGEEAHSGSHAHTYAFWKYSGGGVMIGKGCHPLTAALYLKRVEGRARNGNPILPKTVTARTHALTRMPTFRDEGHIRCDYHDIDDFSMMHVEFADGCIATIFASDIILGGIHNWLEVAANNHRVVCNINPNTAMQAYNPVEENFRDIYVVEKTGTKQGWSFPSPDEDWFTGYPQEIEAF; encoded by the coding sequence ATGCCGAAGAAGACGGTCCGTAGCGGAATCATCGGAGCGGGGTTCTCGGCCACCTTCCACTACGAGGCCGCCAGGAAGGTCTCGGGCGTCAACGCCGAGGTCGTGGGTGTCTTCGCCGCCAACGCCGACCAGGCCCGCCAGTACGCCGAGAAGCGCGGCATCCGGTGCTTCGAGACGCGCGAGGAACTCATCGACGCCGTCGACCTCGTCCACGTCTGCGCGCCGGTGGCGTTCCACGAGGAGATCACCGTCGCTGCCCTGGAGGCCGGCAAGGACGTGATCTGCGAGAAACCGCTGACGGGGTACTGCGGGGACGGGTCGGAGGGGTTCCACGGCGACACGTTCCCCAAGGAGACGGCCCTCGCGGAGGCGCTGGCGAGCGTCCGCCGCATGCTCGACGCCGAGGCCAAGAGCCGCGGCCGCATCTTCTATGCCGAGAACTGGGTCTACGCGCCAGCCATTCAGAAGGAGCGCGAGATCCTCGAGAAGACCGGCGCCCAGGTCCTGTGGATTCACGGCGAGGAAGCGCACAGCGGCTCGCACGCCCATACCTACGCCTTCTGGAAGTACAGCGGCGGCGGCGTGATGATCGGCAAGGGGTGCCATCCCCTGACGGCCGCCCTGTACCTGAAGCGTGTCGAGGGACGCGCCCGCAACGGCAACCCCATCCTGCCGAAGACCGTCACGGCCCGCACGCACGCGCTGACGCGGATGCCCACCTTCCGCGACGAGGGCCACATCCGCTGCGACTACCACGACATCGACGATTTCTCGATGATGCACGTCGAGTTCGCCGACGGGTGCATCGCCACCATCTTCGCCTCCGACATTATCCTGGGCGGCATCCACAACTGGCTCGAGGTGGCGGCCAACAACCACCGCGTCGTCTGCAACATCAACCCGAACACCGCCATGCAGGCGTACAACCCGGTGGAGGAGAACTTTCGCGATATCTACGTGGTCGAGAAGACCGGCACCAAGCAGGGCTGGTCGTTCCCCAGCCCGGACGAGGACTGGTTCACCGGCTACCCGCAGGAGATCGAGGCGTTCTAA
- a CDS encoding ThuA domain-containing protein, whose amino-acid sequence MTGKRLAGVVFLAVAAGVVGLAWNSLRGSEAAGPAETTTKPIRAVIVTGGHGFDQKAFPKLFEGHPDIVCEFKPQKDDSELFEDVADWPYDVVVLYNMTQKISEKRRQNFLGLLDRGMGLVVLHHAIAVFLDWPEFEKIAGTRYYLKETVVDGVTHPMGAWKDGVNFKIHVEDAEHPITKGLADFEVRDEGYRNQTYAPDNHLLLSTDNAASEKQIAWVRTYKNARVFCMVIGHGPQAFTSEPIRRAVARAIRWTAKRNVGRDDAAPTEAASGRTGHTGSSETR is encoded by the coding sequence ATGACAGGCAAGCGACTGGCAGGGGTGGTGTTTCTGGCGGTGGCGGCAGGCGTCGTGGGCCTGGCGTGGAACAGTCTTCGCGGCTCCGAGGCCGCCGGCCCGGCCGAGACGACGACCAAACCGATCCGCGCGGTCATCGTCACCGGCGGGCACGGGTTCGACCAAAAGGCGTTCCCGAAACTTTTCGAGGGACACCCCGACATCGTCTGCGAGTTCAAGCCCCAGAAGGACGACAGCGAACTCTTCGAGGACGTCGCCGATTGGCCCTACGACGTCGTGGTCCTCTACAACATGACGCAGAAAATTTCGGAGAAGCGTCGGCAGAACTTCCTCGGCCTCCTGGACCGCGGCATGGGCCTCGTCGTCTTGCACCATGCGATTGCCGTCTTTCTGGACTGGCCCGAGTTTGAGAAGATCGCCGGGACCAGGTACTATCTGAAGGAAACGGTGGTGGACGGCGTCACGCACCCGATGGGCGCCTGGAAGGACGGCGTCAATTTCAAGATCCACGTGGAGGATGCGGAACACCCGATTACGAAAGGCCTCGCGGACTTCGAGGTTCGCGACGAGGGGTATCGTAACCAGACGTACGCGCCGGACAACCACCTGCTGCTTTCGACCGACAACGCGGCGAGCGAGAAACAAATCGCGTGGGTGCGGACGTACAAGAACGCGCGCGTCTTCTGCATGGTGATCGGCCACGGGCCGCAGGCCTTCACGAGCGAACCGATTCGCCGGGCTGTGGCCCGCGCCATCCGCTGGACCGCCAAACGTAACGTCGGGCGCGACGACGCCGCGCCGACCGAAGCCGCGTCCGGAAGGACCGGCCATACGGGATCTTCGGAAACCAGGTGA
- a CDS encoding Gfo/Idh/MocA family oxidoreductase, which produces MARKTGVSRRGFLKGAAAAVAAPYVLTSMALGAAGRPSASNRIGIAHIGVGGRGGGLMSGFLGNGDVQVLAVCDVDDNRRAGAKKRVDDAYSQQAPGTYAGCKDYKDFREILDRPDIDGVVIATPDHWHGLLTTMAARAGKDVYCEKPMASTIGDGRAAADAIKRYGRVFQTGSQERSTGTTRYACELVRNGRLGKIHTIRTWLPTGNMRSGATGPEPVPEGFDYDRWLGPAPWAPYHSRRCHGNFRWIMDYSDGELTDRGAHVNDIALLGAGPLLVGPVEIEGRGTFLTDPLWNVPYEYHIEFTYANGLKIIVDSGNAPTNAICNITKAHRGIKFEGTEGWVFVAIHGGALEADPPGLLKSVIGAGEVNLGRSRGHGADWVNAVRTRGPTMAPAEDGHRTASFCHLCLTACLLRRKLKWDLVQEKFINDDQANRMMPVFRPARAPWHF; this is translated from the coding sequence ATGGCGCGCAAGACGGGCGTTTCACGGAGAGGTTTTCTGAAAGGGGCCGCGGCGGCGGTGGCGGCGCCATACGTTCTGACGTCCATGGCCCTTGGGGCCGCGGGCCGGCCGTCGGCCTCCAACCGCATCGGCATCGCCCATATCGGCGTGGGCGGCCGAGGCGGCGGCCTCATGAGCGGCTTTCTGGGCAACGGCGATGTCCAGGTTCTGGCCGTCTGCGATGTCGATGACAACCGCCGCGCGGGCGCCAAGAAACGCGTCGACGATGCCTACAGCCAGCAGGCCCCCGGCACGTACGCCGGATGCAAGGACTACAAGGATTTCCGCGAGATCCTGGACCGGCCCGACATCGACGGCGTCGTCATCGCCACGCCCGACCATTGGCACGGCCTCCTGACGACCATGGCCGCCAGGGCCGGCAAGGATGTTTACTGCGAGAAGCCCATGGCCTCGACCATCGGCGACGGCCGCGCCGCCGCCGACGCCATCAAGCGCTACGGCCGCGTCTTCCAGACCGGCAGCCAGGAGCGATCCACCGGCACCACCCGTTACGCCTGCGAACTGGTCCGCAACGGACGCCTCGGCAAGATCCACACCATCCGCACCTGGCTGCCCACGGGCAACATGCGTTCCGGCGCCACGGGCCCCGAGCCGGTCCCCGAGGGGTTCGACTATGACCGCTGGCTGGGTCCGGCCCCGTGGGCGCCGTACCATTCCAGGCGGTGCCACGGAAACTTCCGCTGGATCATGGACTACTCCGACGGCGAACTGACCGACCGCGGCGCCCACGTCAACGACATCGCCTTGCTCGGCGCGGGGCCGCTGCTGGTCGGCCCAGTGGAGATCGAGGGGCGCGGCACATTCCTCACGGACCCGCTTTGGAACGTGCCGTACGAGTACCACATCGAGTTCACGTACGCCAACGGCTTGAAGATCATCGTCGACAGCGGCAACGCGCCAACCAACGCCATCTGCAACATCACTAAGGCGCATCGCGGCATCAAGTTCGAGGGCACCGAGGGCTGGGTCTTCGTCGCCATCCACGGCGGGGCGCTGGAGGCCGACCCGCCGGGGCTCCTGAAATCGGTCATCGGGGCCGGCGAGGTCAACCTGGGCCGCAGCCGGGGACACGGAGCCGACTGGGTCAATGCCGTCCGGACGCGCGGCCCCACCATGGCCCCGGCCGAGGATGGGCACCGAACCGCCTCGTTCTGCCACCTGTGCCTGACGGCCTGCCTGCTGAGGCGCAAACTGAAATGGGACCTCGTGCAAGAGAAGTTCATTAACGACGACCAGGCCAATCGGATGATGCCGGTGTTTCGTCCGGCGCGGGCCCCGTGGCACTTTTGA
- a CDS encoding Gfo/Idh/MocA family oxidoreductase — MSLSDTRRTRREFLRTTAAAAVAAPYVLTSTALGAGGRPAAGERIVMGAIGVGGRGMGDMNAFLGSPEVQMVAVCDVFEDRRQRAKDTVDKRYGSADCTAYNDFREIVTRDNIDAVCIGTPDHWHAIPTIWACRHGKDVYCEKPLSLTVKEGRAMVEAARRYARVVSGGSQRVLEDYGGLARAVRGGAAGEVKEVYVEVGGPSRPCNLPGEPVPPGLDWEMWLGPAPWAPYHRDRCSAAYGGGTGFRAWRDYSGGMMTDWGGHKFGGALFALDLETTGPVGIIPPDGKDHQYLTYVFANGIRMYHAPGTKFNITFKGTLGEVPGRQPERAVSMPGYKGRGGIYGDFLHCVRTRELPFQDVERAHRAATVCHLGNIAYWLGRPLKWDPVKELFVGDDEANHWLDRPKREPWRL, encoded by the coding sequence ATGTCGCTTTCGGATACTCGTCGCACGCGGCGGGAATTTTTGAGGACGACGGCTGCGGCGGCGGTGGCGGCGCCATACGTTCTGACGTCCACGGCCCTTGGGGCCGGAGGCCGCCCGGCCGCCGGCGAGCGGATCGTCATGGGCGCCATCGGCGTCGGCGGCCGGGGCATGGGCGACATGAATGCCTTCCTCGGCTCGCCCGAGGTCCAGATGGTCGCCGTCTGCGACGTCTTCGAGGACCGCCGCCAGCGCGCCAAGGACACCGTGGACAAGCGGTACGGAAGCGCGGACTGTACGGCGTACAATGATTTTCGCGAGATCGTTACCCGCGACAACATTGACGCCGTCTGCATCGGCACGCCGGACCACTGGCACGCCATCCCGACGATCTGGGCCTGCCGCCACGGCAAGGACGTCTATTGCGAGAAGCCCCTGTCGCTCACCGTCAAGGAAGGCCGGGCGATGGTCGAGGCCGCCCGCCGCTACGCCCGGGTCGTCTCGGGCGGCAGCCAGCGCGTGCTAGAGGACTATGGGGGCCTCGCGCGGGCGGTGCGCGGCGGGGCGGCCGGAGAGGTCAAGGAAGTGTACGTGGAAGTGGGCGGTCCGTCCCGGCCGTGCAACCTGCCGGGCGAGCCTGTGCCGCCGGGACTCGATTGGGAGATGTGGCTGGGCCCAGCCCCGTGGGCGCCGTACCATCGGGACCGGTGCTCGGCGGCGTACGGCGGGGGCACGGGGTTCCGCGCCTGGCGCGATTACTCCGGCGGCATGATGACCGATTGGGGCGGGCACAAGTTCGGCGGGGCGCTCTTTGCGCTGGACCTGGAAACGACCGGGCCCGTCGGGATCATCCCCCCCGACGGGAAGGACCACCAGTACCTGACTTACGTCTTCGCCAACGGCATCCGCATGTACCACGCGCCGGGGACCAAATTTAACATCACGTTCAAGGGGACGCTCGGCGAGGTCCCGGGCCGCCAGCCCGAACGGGCCGTCTCGATGCCCGGCTACAAGGGCAGGGGCGGGATCTACGGCGATTTCCTCCACTGCGTGCGGACGCGCGAACTGCCGTTCCAGGACGTCGAACGCGCGCACCGCGCCGCCACCGTCTGCCACCTCGGCAACATCGCGTACTGGCTCGGCCGGCCGCTGAAGTGGGACCCGGTGAAGGAACTCTTCGTCGGCGACGACGAGGCGAACCATTGGCTCGACCGCCCGAAGCGCGAGCCCTGGCGACTTTAA
- a CDS encoding Gfo/Idh/MocA family oxidoreductase codes for MQKTSAITRRNLLKGATAVALGAPYILSASALGAAGRPAAGERIVMGAIGVGGRGTDNMRTFLGSPEVQMVAVCDVFEDRRQRAKGTVDKRYGSADCTAYNDFRDLVTRPDIDAVCIGTPDHWHVLHALEAVRAGKDVYCEKPLGLSIEQGKALRAAVRRYGRVFQFGTQERSSGSTRLAAEIVLNGWIGKVHTIKVGTRFSRSSPNYPSMPVPDGLDYDLWLGPAPWAPYTANRVSNSHWFHISDYALGFLAGCGIHTIDMAAWGNGTDRTGPVEVEGTGEFPRDGLCDCALAWNVDLRFANGVTMNFTDGNQNPLGVRFEGSDGWVFVKERHLGGTVDAEPKSLLRRTAGPDEVRLPVSNNHHQNFLECIKSRRDPVAPIEVAVRSDTLCQLSDIAMRLRRKLKWDPVQEEFVGDAEAARRMDRPMREPWRI; via the coding sequence ATGCAGAAAACAAGTGCCATCACCCGCCGCAACCTCCTGAAGGGCGCAACCGCCGTTGCGTTAGGCGCGCCGTACATCCTGTCGGCGTCGGCCCTCGGCGCGGCAGGCCGCCCGGCTGCCGGCGAGCGGATCGTCATGGGCGCCATCGGCGTCGGCGGCCGCGGTACCGACAACATGCGGACGTTCCTCGGGTCGCCCGAGGTCCAGATGGTCGCCGTCTGCGACGTCTTCGAGGACCGTCGCCAGCGCGCCAAGGGCACCGTCGACAAGCGGTACGGAAGCGCGGACTGTACGGCCTACAATGATTTTCGCGACCTTGTGACCCGGCCGGACATTGACGCCGTCTGCATCGGCACGCCGGACCACTGGCACGTCCTGCACGCCCTGGAGGCCGTGCGGGCGGGCAAGGATGTGTACTGCGAGAAGCCGCTGGGCCTGAGCATCGAGCAGGGCAAAGCCCTCCGCGCCGCAGTGCGCCGCTACGGCCGGGTGTTCCAGTTCGGCACGCAGGAGCGCTCCAGTGGGAGCACGCGCCTGGCGGCCGAGATCGTGCTGAACGGCTGGATCGGCAAGGTCCACACCATCAAGGTCGGGACGCGATTCAGCCGCTCCTCGCCCAACTACCCGTCCATGCCGGTGCCCGACGGGCTGGACTACGACCTTTGGCTGGGACCGGCCCCGTGGGCGCCATACACCGCCAACCGCGTCTCGAACAGCCACTGGTTCCACATCAGCGACTACGCGCTCGGCTTTCTCGCGGGCTGCGGCATCCACACGATCGACATGGCCGCCTGGGGGAACGGGACGGACCGCACGGGCCCGGTCGAGGTCGAGGGCACGGGCGAGTTCCCCCGCGACGGCCTGTGCGACTGCGCCCTGGCGTGGAACGTGGACCTGCGGTTCGCTAATGGCGTCACGATGAACTTCACCGACGGTAACCAGAACCCGCTGGGCGTCCGCTTCGAGGGCTCCGACGGCTGGGTGTTTGTGAAGGAGCGGCACCTGGGCGGCACGGTGGATGCGGAGCCGAAGTCGCTGCTGCGCCGGACGGCCGGCCCGGACGAGGTCCGGTTGCCCGTCAGCAACAATCACCATCAGAATTTTCTGGAGTGCATCAAGTCGCGGCGGGACCCGGTGGCGCCGATCGAGGTCGCGGTCCGGTCCGACACGCTCTGCCAGTTGAGCGACATCGCCATGCGCCTGCGCCGGAAACTGAAGTGGGACCCCGTCCAGGAGGAGTTCGTCGGCGACGCCGAGGCCGCCCGCAGGATGGATCGGCCGATGCGCGAGCCGTGGCGGATTTAG
- a CDS encoding Gfo/Idh/MocA family oxidoreductase, producing MARQGGVSRRGFLKVAAAAVAAPYVLTSSALGGPDEEAASNRVGMGCIGVGRMGMEDLRGFLGRTQIVAVCDVDANRAARAKEEVEKHYASRLRQGEYKGCAAYGDFRDLVARDDIDAVLVVTPDHWHVIATLEACRHGKDVYVEKPLSLTIREGQAVVEAVRRYGRVLQVGSQQRSDAQFRFACELVRNGRIGRVQTVRVGLPTDPGTTVQPVMPVPEGLDYDFWLGPAPWAPYTVERVHPQKGYGRPGWLRISDYSGGMMTGWGAHHVDIAQWGLGTERTGPIEIEGRGEFPSDGLWDVHGKFRVECRYADGIRMIIDDGPNGVRFEGTEGWVFVTRGSMDAEPKSLLKARLGPEEVHLVKSVNHQENFIACVRSRQDPVANVEVGHRSATICHLGNIAMLTGRKIKWDPDKEQIVGDAEANRWLDRPKREPWRI from the coding sequence ATGGCACGACAGGGAGGCGTTTCCCGGCGCGGATTTCTGAAGGTTGCGGCGGCGGCGGTGGCGGCACCGTACGTTCTGACGTCCTCCGCGCTGGGCGGGCCGGACGAGGAGGCCGCGAGCAACCGGGTCGGCATGGGCTGCATCGGCGTGGGCCGCATGGGAATGGAGGACCTGCGCGGGTTCCTTGGGCGGACGCAGATCGTCGCGGTCTGCGACGTGGACGCCAACCGGGCTGCGCGGGCGAAGGAGGAGGTCGAGAAACACTATGCCTCGCGACTGCGGCAGGGGGAGTACAAGGGGTGTGCGGCGTACGGCGATTTTCGCGACCTGGTGGCGCGGGACGACATTGACGCGGTGCTTGTCGTCACGCCGGACCACTGGCACGTAATCGCGACGCTGGAGGCGTGCCGGCACGGCAAGGACGTGTATGTCGAGAAGCCTCTGTCGCTGACCATCCGGGAGGGCCAGGCGGTGGTGGAGGCGGTGCGCCGTTATGGCCGGGTGCTCCAGGTCGGGTCGCAGCAGCGGTCCGACGCGCAGTTCCGATTCGCGTGCGAACTGGTGCGCAACGGACGCATCGGCAGGGTCCAGACGGTCCGCGTCGGCCTGCCGACCGATCCGGGGACAACCGTGCAGCCGGTCATGCCGGTGCCCGAGGGGTTGGACTACGATTTCTGGCTTGGGCCGGCCCCCTGGGCGCCGTACACGGTCGAGAGGGTGCATCCCCAGAAGGGGTACGGGCGTCCGGGCTGGCTGCGGATCTCGGACTATTCGGGCGGCATGATGACCGGCTGGGGGGCGCATCACGTGGACATCGCCCAGTGGGGCCTGGGGACCGAGCGGACGGGCCCTATCGAGATCGAAGGGCGGGGCGAGTTCCCGTCGGACGGTCTGTGGGACGTGCACGGCAAGTTCCGCGTGGAGTGCCGGTACGCCGACGGCATCCGGATGATCATCGACGACGGCCCGAACGGCGTGCGGTTCGAGGGAACGGAGGGGTGGGTGTTTGTGACCCGCGGCTCCATGGACGCCGAGCCGAAATCGCTCCTGAAGGCAAGGCTCGGCCCCGAGGAGGTTCACCTGGTTAAGAGCGTAAACCACCAGGAGAATTTCATCGCGTGCGTCCGGAGCCGGCAGGACCCTGTGGCGAACGTGGAGGTGGGGCACCGGTCGGCCACAATCTGCCACCTGGGCAACATCGCGATGCTGACCGGCCGCAAGATCAAGTGGGATCCCGACAAGGAACAGATTGTCGGCGATGCGGAAGCGAACCGCTGGCTCGACCGCCCGAAACGCGAGCCCTGGCGGATTTAG
- a CDS encoding ThuA domain-containing protein: MRRWLIVAAIVGLGVGLVWAEEPAGSAGPLVPKSAAARPAKARRLLVFNLCLGSRHAVIPFAAETITRMGRETGAYETVVSEDIGLFEPDRLAQFDAVFLNHTTGELFLSKDLDKLPVEAQKGARERDERLRKSLADFVRGGKGLAAIHAAAACFYAWPEFGEMLGARFDSHAWGQFVATIKIDDPNSPLTAMFHGKDIRIEEEVYVFADKPSRKSYWFERQPYSREKLRILLSLDTSEMDPAKRAKGGRADNDYAISWIRRYGGGRVFYTAFGHNENVYRDEAILRHLLAGIQFALGDLEADATPSATPKETSGAAEKELGRRSEERGESD, translated from the coding sequence GTGAGACGATGGCTGATTGTGGCCGCGATAGTGGGCCTTGGCGTCGGGCTGGTGTGGGCAGAGGAGCCGGCCGGCAGCGCCGGGCCGCTCGTGCCGAAGAGCGCAGCCGCTCGGCCGGCCAAGGCGCGCCGGCTTCTGGTTTTCAACCTGTGCCTGGGGTCCCGGCACGCGGTGATCCCATTCGCGGCCGAGACGATCACGAGGATGGGACGGGAGACGGGGGCGTATGAAACGGTCGTCAGCGAGGACATCGGCCTGTTCGAGCCCGACAGGCTAGCGCAGTTCGACGCCGTGTTCCTGAACCATACGACAGGGGAACTTTTCCTGTCGAAGGATCTGGATAAACTGCCGGTCGAGGCGCAAAAAGGGGCGCGGGAGCGCGACGAGCGGCTGCGCAAGAGCCTGGCGGACTTTGTGCGCGGAGGGAAAGGGCTGGCGGCTATCCACGCGGCGGCAGCGTGCTTCTACGCGTGGCCGGAGTTCGGCGAAATGCTCGGCGCCCGGTTCGACAGCCACGCCTGGGGCCAGTTTGTGGCCACGATCAAAATTGACGACCCGAACAGCCCGCTGACCGCCATGTTTCATGGCAAGGACATCCGGATCGAAGAGGAGGTCTACGTCTTTGCCGACAAACCCTCGCGAAAATCGTACTGGTTCGAGCGCCAGCCGTATTCGCGCGAGAAACTCCGCATCCTCCTGAGCCTGGATACGTCCGAGATGGATCCGGCAAAGCGCGCAAAGGGAGGACGCGCGGACAACGATTACGCGATCAGTTGGATCCGCCGATACGGCGGGGGCCGGGTGTTCTACACGGCGTTCGGGCATAACGAGAACGTCTACCGGGATGAGGCGATTCTTCGGCATCTTCTGGCGGGGATCCAGTTTGCCCTGGGGGACCTGGAGGCGGACGCGACGCCTAGCGCGACGCCGAAAGAAACCTCGGGCGCGGCGGAAAAAGAATTGGGACGGCGTAGCGAAGAGCGTGGCGAATCGGATTGA